In Persicimonas caeni, a single window of DNA contains:
- a CDS encoding hydrogenase maturation protease, with product MESLVESEATSTLVIGIGNRQRKDDAAGLAVVDQLRDEALDGVELVEHSGEAASLMDLWQGREVLVIDATSSGQPAGTIRRVDLLEEQLADEVLATCSSHAFGLAQAVELGRALGELPPRLVLYGIEGADFSHGEGLSGAVEEAVEEVVGEVASEVGSGASEAP from the coding sequence GTGGAGAGTCTCGTGGAGAGTGAGGCGACCAGCACGCTCGTCATCGGCATCGGAAACCGCCAACGCAAGGACGACGCCGCCGGACTCGCCGTGGTCGACCAGCTTCGCGACGAAGCTCTCGACGGCGTCGAGTTGGTCGAGCACTCCGGAGAAGCCGCGTCGCTCATGGACCTGTGGCAGGGCAGAGAAGTCCTCGTCATCGACGCCACCTCCTCGGGCCAACCAGCTGGAACGATTCGCCGCGTCGACCTCCTCGAAGAACAGCTCGCCGACGAGGTGCTCGCCACATGCTCGTCGCACGCGTTTGGCTTGGCGCAGGCAGTCGAACTCGGCCGCGCGCTTGGCGAGTTGCCGCCGAGGCTTGTACTCTATGGCATAGAGGGAGCGGATTTTTCGCATGGGGAGGGCTTGTCGGGGGCGGTTGAAGAGGCGGTCGAAGAGGTCGTCGGCGAGGTTGCTTCGGAGGTAGGGAGTGGCGCGAGCGAGGCGCCTTGA